A window of Bacteroidales bacterium contains these coding sequences:
- a CDS encoding sodium/sugar symporter: protein MGQEFSTIDYISFILYIVLILGIALWVSREKKGHKKDSSDYFLAGKALPWWAIGTSLIASNISAEQFIGMSGSGYAIGLAIASYEWMSAAALLIIAKFFMPIFLNKKIYTMPQFLELRYDNRVRTVLSVLWLLLYIFVNLTSVLYLGSLALNTIMGIPLLYGILGLAIFAGLYSIYGGLKSVAWTDFIQVAFLIGGGLITTYVALSAVADQYGVSGPLAGLVEMFHQFPNKFDMILEKGQIMVPDGQGGTRDAFKDIPGISVLVGGLWIANFFYWGFNQYVIQKGLAAKNIKEAQRGLAFAGYLKLLVPLIVVVPGIAAYVLSSGDLSPSDKAYPFVLQLVPVGVRGIAFAALVAAIISTLAAILNSTSTIFTMDIYKHFINKDLSETNTVRMGRMASFTALVIGVLVARPLLGQLDQAFQFIQDFTGYITPGVVVIFIGGLLWRRATPNAALWIAILTIPFSLVIDTLLPGTPFMNRIGYVAVALAVVFVLISQFELKKAGKEAHEKGIQIYTGLFSTGNVFNVMAIGILAILAVLYIFLW from the coding sequence ATGGGACAAGAATTTTCTACAATAGACTATATCAGTTTCATTCTTTACATTGTGTTAATACTGGGAATTGCTTTGTGGGTTTCCAGAGAGAAGAAGGGCCACAAAAAGGACTCGAGTGATTATTTCCTGGCCGGCAAAGCTTTGCCCTGGTGGGCTATAGGTACTTCGCTTATAGCTTCTAATATATCGGCAGAACAGTTCATTGGGATGTCGGGTTCCGGATATGCCATTGGCCTGGCCATTGCCAGCTACGAATGGATGTCGGCAGCCGCATTGTTGATCATTGCCAAATTTTTCATGCCGATCTTCCTGAACAAGAAGATATATACCATGCCCCAGTTTTTGGAGCTGCGCTACGACAATAGGGTACGTACCGTTTTATCAGTTCTGTGGCTGTTATTATACATTTTTGTCAATCTTACCTCTGTTCTTTATTTAGGTTCTCTTGCCCTGAATACCATTATGGGTATTCCCCTGTTGTATGGCATTCTTGGTTTGGCTATATTTGCAGGGTTGTATAGCATTTACGGAGGACTGAAGTCGGTAGCCTGGACCGATTTTATTCAGGTGGCATTTCTTATAGGCGGTGGATTGATCACTACCTATGTAGCCTTATCGGCAGTGGCGGATCAATATGGGGTTAGCGGACCGCTTGCGGGGCTGGTAGAGATGTTCCATCAATTTCCCAATAAATTTGATATGATACTGGAGAAGGGCCAGATCATGGTTCCTGACGGACAAGGCGGAACACGCGATGCCTTCAAGGATATACCCGGAATATCCGTACTGGTTGGCGGACTATGGATTGCCAACTTTTTCTATTGGGGCTTTAATCAATATGTTATACAGAAGGGCCTGGCTGCTAAAAATATTAAGGAGGCCCAGCGGGGATTGGCTTTTGCCGGGTATTTGAAATTGTTGGTGCCGTTGATCGTTGTAGTACCCGGAATCGCTGCCTATGTTTTGTCCAGCGGAGACTTGTCGCCCTCAGATAAAGCATATCCATTTGTATTGCAATTGGTGCCGGTTGGTGTAAGGGGTATTGCATTTGCAGCCCTTGTAGCGGCCATTATTTCTACCTTAGCGGCTATTCTCAATTCTACCTCCACCATTTTCACCATGGATATTTATAAGCATTTTATCAATAAAGACCTCAGTGAGACCAATACAGTGAGAATGGGTCGTATGGCCAGCTTTACGGCTTTAGTGATAGGAGTGCTGGTGGCCAGACCCCTCTTGGGTCAACTGGATCAGGCTTTCCAGTTCATACAGGATTTTACCGGTTATATTACGCCAGGGGTTGTGGTGATATTTATTGGAGGATTGTTATGGCGACGTGCCACACCAAATGCAGCCTTATGGATAGCCATTTTGACCATACCCTTTTCTCTTGTGATAGATACTTTATTACCGGGAACACCTTTCATGAACCGGATTGGTTATGTCGCCGTTGCATTGGCTGTTGTATTTGTTTTGATAAGCCAATTTGAACTTAAAAAGGCCGGTAAAGAAGCACATGAAAAAGGTATCCAGATTTATACCGGTCTCTTCAGTACAGGAAATGTATTTAATGTAATGGCTATTGGAATTTTGGCCATTTTGGCTGTATTGTACATTTTCCTCTGGTAA
- a CDS encoding UDP-glucose--hexose-1-phosphate uridylyltransferase, protein MSKFNVSEHSHRRYNMLTGEWVQVSPHRTKRPWQGKQEQQSEEQRPQYDENCYLCPGNSRAGGRQNPDYTSTFVFTNDFSALESNIPEGKYEKDGLLLAKSEKGICRVVCFSPRHDLTLAEFSEEQLLNVIEQWRNEYQWLGEKDYINYVQIFENKGSIMGCSNPHPHGQIWAQESIPVEPAKETQSQASYHQKHGRSMLSDYLELELNLRERVVLENSHFVALVPFWAIWPFETMIISKRHIRNILEFSEEEKRGFADVLKRLTVKYDNLFHTSFPYSAGMHQNPTDNIEHPEWHFHMHFYPPLLRNATIKKFMVGYEMLANPQRDFTPEYAASTLAELSEKHYKS, encoded by the coding sequence ATGTCCAAATTCAATGTGAGCGAACACAGCCACCGCAGATATAATATGCTCACCGGTGAATGGGTTCAGGTATCACCGCACCGGACCAAACGCCCATGGCAGGGCAAGCAGGAACAGCAATCAGAGGAGCAAAGACCGCAATACGATGAGAATTGCTATTTGTGCCCGGGAAACTCCAGGGCCGGAGGAAGGCAAAATCCGGATTATACCAGTACTTTTGTCTTTACCAATGATTTCTCCGCCCTGGAAAGTAATATACCGGAAGGAAAATATGAAAAAGACGGGCTCCTGTTGGCCAAAAGCGAGAAGGGAATATGCCGGGTGGTATGTTTTTCTCCCCGCCACGACCTTACCCTGGCCGAATTTAGTGAAGAGCAGCTACTTAATGTCATCGAGCAATGGAGGAATGAGTATCAGTGGCTTGGTGAGAAAGACTATATCAATTACGTGCAGATTTTCGAAAACAAAGGCAGCATCATGGGGTGCAGCAATCCCCATCCCCATGGTCAGATTTGGGCCCAGGAATCCATTCCGGTAGAACCTGCCAAAGAAACCCAAAGCCAGGCGAGTTACCATCAGAAGCATGGCAGGAGCATGCTTTCAGACTATCTGGAACTGGAACTTAACCTCAGGGAAAGGGTTGTGCTGGAAAACAGTCACTTTGTAGCTCTGGTGCCTTTTTGGGCGATATGGCCATTTGAAACCATGATCATCAGCAAAAGGCATATCCGGAATATTCTGGAATTTTCAGAAGAGGAGAAAAGGGGTTTTGCAGATGTATTGAAGCGTCTTACAGTAAAATACGACAATCTCTTTCATACGTCGTTCCCTTATTCTGCTGGTATGCATCAGAACCCTACCGACAACATTGAACATCCCGAATGGCACTTTCACATGCATTTTTATCCGCCTTTACTCAGGAATGCTACCATTAAAAAGTTTATGGTAGGATATGAAATGCTGGCCAATCCCCAAAGGGATTTTACACCGGAATACGCTGCCAGCACTTTGGCGGAATTGTCTGAAAAACACTATAAATCTTAA